GCAACTTGAAGTATGGCTGAAATTTACTCTATGTTTGTTGCCATGTTTTGTCACTTTCAATGCCGACAAATATCATTCAACTGTCTGTTAATTTCAGTGATATAGCATAACGTGGGCAACTTGAAGTATGGCTGAAATTTTCTCTATGTTGGTTGCCATGTTTTGTCACTTTCAATGCCGACAAATATCATTCAACTGCCTGTTAATTTCAGTGATATAGCATAACGTGGGTAACTTGAAGGTACGGAAGGtgctttatttatactttttagtttGTACTGATAAGAGTATCATTATTGAAACtattgcacctgatgagacaatgagattgccaattcacctagattgcactaaaCTCTGTAATATGGGTGTATCTATTGTGAAAATGATGCAacgagttcgttttgaacttcttcgttcttcgtcgtcAGAAATTTTTTGGATCCCTGTAGACGAACCTGACCCCAGacttcaggagtcaagtctgcgacacgttagatttcagatgctgcacgtaagaggaaggtgaactggagctaaactctcaTTCGACTTCAGTTATGTATCTCTTTTGGGAGTTACCGCTTTGTTAATACAACTAAGTTTTGCCTGTGTAATATCAATACTTTCTCTGAAGTCTGGTAAGCGAAAATGTAGTATAACtaaaagatttatttagttattatttatttgtcttctAGACCTTTTTAGTTCCACTTCTAAATACTGGATTTTTTATATTGGAGAAAGTTTGTAAAAGTTAAATGGTaccattttgttataatttagttgAATGAAAGCTTCTGTTGCGAAAATATTAATGACGTGTAAGTCTTTCTCATATTATGGTTGTAAGAAGATGAAAAAGCGATGtagtcaattaaaaaataaaaacaaaataacggTTTTTTTGTTCAacgtttaatttgttttaagtttaaagtcACCTTAGTATTGTATACGGATGTATTTAATACTTTACTAACATGTACTATTTCAGATTTACAGGAATGTTTCtagatttttattttcaggtgtATAGGCTGTCTTTGTTCATGTATttgaaatccaaaattaaaaccgaaagaATCTAATTgctatttacataaattgtgaagtgttttttttatttcgacCTCTTTGTTGGAAACTTAGATAAGAGATATTACAACATTTAGATAGTGATGGTAACTTCAATGTTTACGACCTTGAAATGAATGTAAGTTACACTTCCATTAAAGCAAATACTATGGCAAGCTCCAATTCCATACAAATTGGTTTGGTCTTACCTCATTAAGTATAACGTAAGACGTTTGCTAAATTTACGTATTATACGCGATATTAATATCCAAAGTGGCAATAACATAAAACCATTTCCTAAAGTTAATCGGTGATGGTTCTAGAAATCAATCACTGAGGGCCAAGAAGGATCAACGTCTGTGAGAGAGTTGGTCAGTTCACGTGGTAACCGCCTGGCCCTAACCATCTGCCTGGTGTTGTTAGTGTCCCAGCAGCTCTGCGGAGTCTCCATCGTCTTCCTGTATCTGGAGCAAATATTCCAGATGACGGGGACCAACATCTCCAGCAGCACTTGCTCCACCGTGGTCGGCTTCATACTCGTTATCTCGGGCGGCATCTCCCCCCTCGCAGTCAAATACTTCGGCTACAAAAAGCCTCTTTTGGTATCCACCTCCGGCATGGCTTTAGGAATGGTATGTTTCACACTAAAATTTCACCGATTCTCACTATTTCTTGGAATTTTTGAAACTCGCTTACATCTGCTTACTTGCTTACAGGGAAATCTCGGAGCTTACTTAGCTATGAAGTTTTATGGAGTGAACGTGACTTCTTTCAATTGGTTACCACTCCTCAGTGTGGTGGTGTATATTGTATCCTTCAATATCGGTAAGTATATCAAGAGCATACCTGTAAGAATCACTTCTGGGAAATCAACTGTGAATAACGTTGTCCAAAAAGgatgtcaaaataattaataagtaaataaataaagtgttacAACAGAAGAGTTATATAAAATCGTGGTAACAGTAACAGTTTGTATATAAACTCTGGACATTTGTTGTTACATCTAATCGTTAACAGGTATTTGTCTGAGCATCGGTGAAGATTTTTACTTAGTCTCATGGTTAACAAGGTTGCCAACAAataaatcatagaataaacaaatttgtattaacacTGAGCTAAATCATTTGGTTTGGCAAGAATTTCGTTAAAATTTGTCTTGTTCTTCAATTCTCCATTgatgaaattatttgtatttagaaaaaagggagttctatgattgtgcatATCCTTTCATGGTATTTGGCTGGTTTTTTcgcttggggcggcctactgccatgcacttaagcctcaagggctttttgcgcatcccggaaacacaccatgaggcctaccagtctatgatttcagcagttaaAAAAACCGcagaaaacaacctatcaggtcctcctggggaaatacACAACctttgtccaaactaccaaagatggcataccgcacccttgctattgaagggcaatcaaagagcaggtgctcagcagtttcattctgttcatcacacattctacagagcggatcctcctaaaggatgccgactctgtgaagatgcttcttcaggtgaccatgtcccttGATAAGAcccataacccgagaagacattaatctatttaatgagagaaggtcagacgccactctggaggaaggcgactgtattaccattctgctcattctcaagcccggatgcaacctccaccttctctcatgttccgGGCGAACCCATTTCGATACAGCCCTCTTTTGGTTTGAATCCTTTGATTCACACTTTGGAACAGAACGATTGAGGGTCCGTTataattgacgctgagccccggttggccagggcatcagatATTTTGTTCCCAGGGATCCCCCCATGACCAGGAACGCAACAAACGGTCACATTGTTGACTCTGGCAAGGGAGtgttagtaaaatacaattgtaaatgaaattttgtacattttggttagctttcactaatttttatgTCAATTCCTTTTATCTATCTGCCTTTGTGTCTGTTTCCGCTGGATATCTCAGGAAAGAATTAAGCCAAGGACTTTTTGCAAAGAAGTGTTTAGTGAGGACTATCTAGCATAACCATTATTACGGTATCTCCAGAAAAGTTTCATCTTTAGGCTTAAagttttgcattaaacttcatgtGTACATGGGCAAGATTTAATTCAATGAAGGTTAATTTCTATCTATAGGATGTCACTGAGCTTCCTATAGATTGAAGGTTGTTTTTAAGTGTATTGCTCATTAGGCTGGCTTATTTCTCTTGTGTCAGTCTGTGAGCTGTAAATATCCCTTCTCTGTCTGACTGCCTGTCTGTACGTGACACGTGGCATGGTGTACTATTAAATTTCAATCTACAGGATGTCACTGAGCTTCACTGAAGTGTATTGCTCATTAGGCTGGCTTATTTCTCTTGTGTCAGTCTGTGAGCTGTAAATATCCCTTCTCTGTCTGACTGCCTGTCTGTACGTGACACGTGGCATGGTGTACTATTAAATTTCAATCTACAGGATGTCACTGAGCTTCACTGAAGTGTATTGCTCATTAGGCTGGCTTATTTCTTTTGTATCAGTCTGTGAGTTATAAATATCACTTCTCTGTCTGATTGCCTGCCTGTACGTGACACGTGGCATGGTGTACTATTAAATTTCAATCTACAGGATGTCACTGAGCTTCACTGAAGTGTATTGCTCATTAGGCTGGCTTATTTCTCTTGTGTCAGTCTGTGAGCTGTAAATATCACTTCTCTGTCTGACTGCCTGTCTGTACGTGACACGTGGCATGGTGTACTATTAAATTTCAATCTACAGGATGTCACTGAGCTTCACTGAAGTGTATTGCTCATTAGGCTGGCTTATTTCTCTTGTGTCAGTCTGTGAGCTGTAAATATCACTTCTCTGTCTGACTgcctgtatgtttttttttttacgataggaaaatgcattatgcaccgtcagggacaggtgttcgccctggtgtgtgggactctcacccactaaaaacctaccggtccaggcattggaaaccctctcgggaacgcatctctgcaactacttcaagagggtgccatcgttcgcccaatgggcattacttcattctaaaatccaccagcatgagctattctggtgctttatagctgctctcttcttttttgccttagcaccctcttgcagaacgcagcgacagcgttccacgattcgggactggacaacatctcttctataagggtctccggcgaaacatgcccgatagctgcctccagctcccttctctccgtttcccaccttctacatttgaagaaggtgtgcaaggcatcgtccgcatccgaatccccgtactggcattccggactcgggatcttccccattctgttaaggtagaagccgaaacaaccgtgcccagtgagaagctgggtaccTCTTCAAATgaagaagtctacctctccatgctctctttcggtccatcccctcagatcacctatgagcctaaaagaccaacgtcctcgactctccgtctcccagcgagtttgccactcatccattgtgtgtgaacgggcagtagcacggctgacagtgccattcccatcgtatacacgcttccgctcaagagcaagaagatcgatgggaattacccccgcaatcacaaggacggccggctccgaaactgtacgataggcagatgaaatccggagagctcctctttaataatattattattataaataataataataataatattacattattaatatctAGACTCATGCTATTTTCGGTATAaatctaaagtaaaataaaatttccaagaTTATCCCGCCATTATCAGATATTTACTATGCTATACTTTACTTACAAGTTTTATCAGTAAACAACTATACCttagattttataaacaattatttaaataacatttactttttcaAGTCCCATTAAGCGGGAttgcttattaaaaattttattcaatttgatTTTGTGATGACTGCAGTTTGTTCAATTATACTAAAGAATTCCTAAGCTTAATATGCCACGCGAATACATAAAATGCTGCAGTTTGTAGAGACTCTTTCAGATGGTGCGGGATACTGTTTTCCTTGTTGCTACAATTAATTCTTTCATACTGAAAAGACTCTTTCTGGCTACAGTTTTTCCTATTCCATTTCAAATTTTGCTTCAActgaataagtaaaaataaaactataacaataaatctGCATTGTTCTAATGCTGCCCACGTCTATTTGAGGTTATAAACTATTAGATTCCAATTGTGTTCTGTTTAACCTCGAAAAGTCATTTGGTCGTTTAGTAATAAGTATCTATATATAGCTTACTTTAGTacctattttgttattaaataaaaaacatgacaTTTTAATGAAACTACATTACTCATTGTGAATATGATCTTTACACAATCATACTTATATGTAAGAAACGTTGGCATGAATGGTTGTCTCATATCATTATTGAAGAGGCCAATGTAATTGCCCCAAATGAGTACAGGCGGGCCTGACTTTTGACCTTCCCCCTTTTTTAATCTCATATCCTTCAGCACTAACTCAGGGGGTTTcctttaaattgttcatttatatatttttattttagtactttttgcATTATCTGCAAGCAATATGTGATGTTGCTCTGTGTCTGAcatatttattcttgaaattgATCACTCCTGATCTTTTCTTTACAGTGTCTGAATTATTTACTTCAGATTGAGTTTTTATGTGTTCACATTTACTATTGGTCACTGTAGACTTATGTTCTCAGGCATCGCTAACATCCCGTGGGCGTTGGCAGGAGAGCTGTTACCCAAAAACGTCAAGTCCAACGCTGTGACAATGATCGCGTCAACGAGCGTACTATTCGCCTTCCACCTAGTAATAAAGAATCTACTGTTCTCAGGCTTCGCTAACATCCCGTGGGCGTTGGCAGGAGAGCTGTTCCCCAACAACGTCAAGTCCAACGCTGTGACAATGATCGCGTCAACGAGCGTACTATTCGCCTTCCACCTAGTAATAAAGAATCTACTGTTCTCAGGCTTCGCTAACATCCCGTGGGCGTTGGCAGGAGAGCTGTTCCCCAACAACGTCAAGTCCAACGCTGTGACAATGATCGCGTCAACGAGCGTACTATTCGCCTTCCACCTAGTAATAAAGAATCTACTGTTCTCAGGCTTCGCTAAAATCCCGTGGGCGTTGGCAGGAGAGCTGTTCCCCAACAACGTCAAGTCCAACGCTGTGACAATGATCGCGTCAACAAGCGGGCTCTTCGCCTTCCACCTAGTAATAAAGAATCTACTGTTCACAGGCTTCGCTAACATCCCGTGGGCGTTGGCAGGAGAGCTGTTCCCCAACAATGTCAAGTCCAACGCTGTGACAATGATCGCGTCAACGAGCGGGCTCTTCGCCTTCCTCACGGTGAAACTGTTCCCGTACCTCACTCTGTTGCTGGGTCTTCACTTCTTGTTCTGCGTGTGCAGCCTCATGTGCCTGCTCACTGTCGTCTTTATGTGGCTGGTCGTGCAAGATACGAGTAGCATGTCGTTCGTTGAGATCCAGCTCATGTTGAACGGCCATAAGAGAATAGACCTTTCACTCAATAAACCACTGAAAAGTCCTCTTGCAGATGTAGAACTCTGAAATTATGTCATCAAACAATAAACTGTGACCACCTTGCCTGGGGGGCGAAGTTATCGGTTTTGTGCTTTATAATGGAATGAATCTTGGTATGGTAGTTATGGGCCTGCTGCTGTAAAACGACTCCATAAGAATTATGACGAACCTCAAGCACTCGCAAGCTTATATTACAGGAAACAGAAATGTGAGAAATGTCTCATTTAAGCATTTATACGTTTATATCCAATCATTTGTTTAGCTTTGTTTATAGTCCAATATGTAAGCCatgattaacaaataaatttgagttttttttaatgccTACAAATACATAAAcactataaaaaatttacaattgtttATCTCTAGTTATactatattactgtaattttttcaatttacaaatggTTTTTATGAGGCCATCAAGATCTTGACTCaccttaattatatttatgattttatttaaataaaatcagccTTCTTTTCAAGTAGAAGATGATTGGCCTAGAAGGAATGATAATAAATGAAAAGATAGCAGATTGAGATCAGCGGAATTAcctttgtaacaaaataatgttttgagtttAAGAGTAAAGAGTTTAGTAGTCGTTGGGTTTTGATTTTCAGAGGTTTGTTTGTTTGAGCACATGTTCACTCATCAAATTCCGACGAAAGCATTCCGCTAACTTTTGGCGTGGCTTTAGATAGCGCAAGTTAACAAACAAATGAAACCTCTGTCAAACAAAGCAAGATTGTGTTTACTCGAAAATTAGAtatcattatagttttaaaattctgaGAACTCTTACAGAACTTCCTCCTCCTTAGAACATGTAGTAATCATAACTTTTTAGTTGTGTATAcgccaaaataaataaacaaactagaGTTACGAAATCATACAATGTGTAAATTTGAAACACTTGGCATACCAAATTTAATTGACAAATGTATGAGCTATGTTCAATATGATCTATGATTAAGCAAAAATATTGAAGCCTATTCggatttcaaaatgtattttccaaTAGATGTGACTCTATTggagtttaatatatttaagagtTTAATAAATGTTCTCGCTGAATACGACGTACGGCAGAAGGACGACGAACGAATGGTATGAAATCATGTGATATTGTGATATGGTATTCTTGTAGTCCGATCATATAGACCGGTACAAGACCATGCGTACTCGTATGGTTGTCAAGAGTCCGGAGATAAGGTTGGTCAGGGAATTAAGTGTGTAGACCGCAGTTGGTTCAATGTTCTCGATTTAACCAAggtttgtggcttaaccgttgaCTTACGACATTAAGTAACTGGAAAGGTTTCCACGTATAGAACACATGTTGTTCATGCTAGGGGCTGGCTGGCCTTACTAGGACATGGTGTTTGAGTCAAACGGGGATTACAATAATGCAGTTAATATAATTAATGCTGGGGAATACAATTACGTCAGGAGTCGACGAAATTGGGTGAAAGTAATTAAGAAAGAAACATTTAGTATTAATACGTTTTGTccttatacgagtatattaatgcCACATGTATCACTCTTTGATCGGAGCGTTAAGTTCGTGAAATAATTTGAATGACAAATATTCTGGTGACCCAAACTGAATAAAGTCCTCTATTTCTATGTACTATGGTTTTAGTGGAGTAAAGTATCACTGCCGTTATATATTAATACTGTACAAAGTAAATTCGGACCAATGGCAATAGTATATTACCACTTTTATACCTTCTAATTGGCTGTATTGCAATGAAGTCTCACTGCCGTTATATATTAATACTGTACAAAGTAAATTCGGACCAATGGCAATAGTATATTACCACTTTTATACCTTCTAATTGGCTGTATTGCAATGAAGTCTCACTGCCGTTATATATTAATACTGTACAAAGTAAATTCGGACCAATAGCAATAGTATATTACCACTTTTATACCTTCTAATTGGCTGTATTGCAATGAAGTCTCAATGCCGTTTTCAGATCGCCCAATTTTTCTAATTAACAGCAAAACTAAATTTGAGCTACTCCTGATCATTCAGCCGCTATCGGGctcaaatcaataattttaacgtgaaaaccaaaataaataggTCAAAAATCCACAGGTCAGTTTTatgcattatataattttctaatttccaaaaaataattgaatttgagCTTCGGCCAACAGTTCGGAAACTGTAAGGTTTCGGACAACATAACAAAATTGttacgttaaaattaaaaaatgttttaatttaaatgcgtGTTGCGACTTAGCAAATAGAGATAGGGGAACCAGCTACCAgtccttttctgtagatcacgtcatttgctaatttaaagagtaaattatatttgagcTACTACTAACTGTTCAGCGGCTATCGAGCtcaaaccattatttttaatgaaatcattaATACATCTTGAAAATCATTGGAATTCAATTATGCGAGTGGTTTGTCTTTTATctataggaaataaaaaaaataaagaaaagtcaCTTGTCCTTTTTGTAGTTCATGTCATTCCTGAATAACGGtatttcgtcagatccgagctatgTCTGACGGTTCACCTGCTATcgggttttaaaaaaatgaaaaaaatattcaattttcaaatattcaaatagtCATTGAAAAATATTCGAATTTTTGCGAATCTTTTGAGGTGTTCCAcagttgtattttttttcattttggtcaTACGGCAAAAGGCATCtttgtgccaaatttcaagtatCTAGcactagaagtatgttagaatttgtatctatatgtcagtgaGTGGGTGAGTGAGTATTTAGTACAACAAATAAACAGACATAAGTTTAAAATTGGAATAACCGTCATATTGCTAAAATCTGGCCATATAATAATATCGCCAACAGCAATACACCTATTGATTATTAACATCATTATCATCAAGGTTCTGTTTATTATAAGCAAACCTGTAGTTTTGATATACCTAATGTAAAACAGATAATCTActgttatttaactaaaaatttacgTGTAGAGTCGAAGATTAAGTACAAACATGGTCCTTGTAAAAATTtcgttcaataaaaaaaatgttgactttTACGACATATTCGGAggagggtacgataagcggactcggttttttatatcgaaattggcaaacgatattaattaACCATAACAAtagatataatcaatcgatactgattaattattttgaacagttaacataaataatctatatcaacagctgtaaacactttcaaataatacacgtaatatttcaattttacataagtgaCATTTGATCATTacaaatggcagtcaattttagaaaaatacacgacattgctttgaaaaattATAAGACATATTTTACGTGATTTCatcatgttggactcgtaccgaaaaatccattatgttaaatttgtgggaaagaaacaactgtaactgtgagaggagcaaatatggttgttttcagttttcctaatttttgttataataatttgtttaatcactgtaaatattaagttaatattttaatataaaacatatgattgttattgaggactatacttttatatcgattgatggtctaggatttgagatacgaataataggtatcgatgattacattcttcgatataaaataccgggtccgcttatcatactctaccccATACTCGTATTGTGTTCCCGAAATTGGAATTGAAACGGTTCACTTACTTACAGCA
The Homalodisca vitripennis isolate AUS2020 chromosome 4, UT_GWSS_2.1, whole genome shotgun sequence DNA segment above includes these coding regions:
- the LOC124359052 gene encoding facilitated trehalose transporter Tret1-like, whose product is MEMKREDAQYSPVAGEHPSLGEQWTKPSRKYLYISVAILNLQFLMCGTAFGWSSPMLMKLELSATDGSTIASALPLGIVLGPFVSGVLLDRIGRKATVGLSMGIITCCYVILTLVSSVSLLSLGRFMAGVTCGITFASVPLYIAEISEDSVRGFLNTMNQFSVGSGSLLMYAVGPLVSYAYLHYMLLGLCATFFVLFPLLPDSPYSLVTRGKVTEAERTLAKLRGNSSVSLIEKELQVIQKSITEGQEGSTSVRELVSSRGNRLALTICLVLLVSQQLCGVSIVFLYLEQIFQMTGTNISSSTCSTVVGFILVISGGISPLAVKYFGYKKPLLVSTSGMALGMGNLGAYLAMKFYGVNVTSFNWLPLLSVVVYIVSFNIGFANIPWALAGELFPNNVKSNAVTMIASTSGLFAFLTVKLFPYLTLLLGLHFLFCVCSLMCLLTVVFMWLVVQDTSSMSFVEIQLMLNGHKRIDLSLNKPLKSPLADVEL